A single genomic interval of Flavihumibacter rivuli harbors:
- a CDS encoding RapZ C-terminal domain-containing protein yields the protein MENILNQISELYRQHAGTAPQEIVKLPQSGSDRMYFRVFGPDGGTFIATYNENIRENDTFLDFSRSLREKGCPVANVYCVDESGKTYLQEDFGDVSLLNKLEAHGHNDYVYSLFQKSLAKLAHLQIVGGQNINYDLCLTAREFGKQAILSDLLYFKYYFLDTLKYPYDKQKLIDDFEALSTYLTHTDNKHFMFRDFQSRNIMIRDEEVHFIDYQGGMRGALQYDVASLLWQAKAELPDDWKNSLLDFYIEEAGKHLSQKPDSYLFTAQYNGYVLIRLLQVLGAYGFRGLFERKAHFLTSIPLALKNLKWFIDNRRMGIAVPEFDKCLQFCVSTEVIDRFEPLRATEETPLVVTIHSFSFKKGIPGDPSDNGGGFVFDCRGILNPGRFEEYKPLTGRDKSVKDFLEQRTSMPDFLNSVFDIVDMTVTDYIKRGFSSLMVNFGCTGGQHRSVYAADALARHLKNKFGVRINLLHREQEAKNWQN from the coding sequence ATGGAAAACATACTCAACCAGATCAGCGAACTCTATCGCCAGCATGCCGGAACGGCACCCCAGGAAATCGTCAAGCTCCCGCAGTCGGGCAGCGACCGCATGTACTTCAGGGTATTCGGCCCTGATGGCGGCACCTTTATTGCCACCTACAACGAGAACATCCGCGAGAACGACACCTTCCTCGACTTCTCCCGCTCCCTGCGCGAGAAAGGCTGCCCCGTTGCCAATGTGTATTGCGTAGATGAAAGCGGCAAGACCTACCTGCAGGAAGATTTTGGAGACGTATCGCTCCTGAACAAACTGGAAGCCCACGGACATAACGATTATGTCTATTCGCTTTTCCAGAAGAGCCTGGCCAAACTGGCCCACCTGCAGATCGTGGGCGGGCAGAACATCAACTACGACCTTTGCCTTACCGCCAGGGAATTCGGCAAGCAGGCCATCCTCTCCGACCTGCTCTATTTCAAATACTATTTCCTGGATACCCTGAAGTATCCTTACGACAAGCAGAAGCTGATCGATGATTTCGAGGCGCTGAGCACCTACCTCACCCATACTGATAACAAGCATTTCATGTTCCGCGATTTCCAGAGCCGGAACATCATGATCCGTGACGAGGAAGTGCATTTCATCGATTACCAGGGTGGCATGCGCGGCGCCCTGCAATACGATGTAGCCTCCCTGCTCTGGCAGGCCAAGGCCGAACTGCCGGACGACTGGAAGAACAGCCTGCTGGATTTCTATATCGAAGAAGCCGGCAAGCACCTGTCGCAAAAGCCGGACAGCTACCTCTTCACGGCGCAATACAATGGCTATGTGCTGATCCGTTTATTGCAGGTTTTGGGCGCCTATGGTTTCCGTGGACTCTTTGAAAGAAAGGCACACTTCCTCACCAGCATCCCGCTTGCCTTGAAGAACCTCAAATGGTTCATCGATAACCGCCGGATGGGCATTGCCGTTCCGGAATTCGACAAGTGCCTGCAGTTCTGCGTGAGCACTGAAGTGATCGATCGTTTCGAACCCCTGCGCGCCACTGAGGAAACACCATTGGTGGTGACCATCCATAGCTTCTCCTTCAAGAAAGGCATCCCCGGTGATCCCAGCGATAACGGCGGCGGCTTTGTGTTTGATTGCCGCGGCATCCTGAACCCCGGCCGTTTTGAGGAATACAAACCACTGACGGGAAGGGATAAATCCGTGAAGGATTTCCTGGAGCAGCGCACATCCATGCCTGATTTCCTGAACAGTGTATTCGATATCGTGGATATGACGGTAACTGATTATATCAAACGCGGATTCAGCAGCCTGATGGTCAACTTCGGCTGTACGGGCGGGCAACACAGGAGTGTGTATGCAGCGGATGCGTTGGCGAGGCATTTGAAGAACAAATTCGGTGTCCGAATCAACCTACTTCACAGGGAACAGGAAGCAAAGAATTGGCAGAATTGA